One genomic window of Chiloscyllium punctatum isolate Juve2018m chromosome 21, sChiPun1.3, whole genome shotgun sequence includes the following:
- the LOC140492386 gene encoding cysteinyl leukotriene receptor 1-like, whose amino-acid sequence MVWTSMNPNCSNEEFKFPVFVRAYSAILILGFIGNTVALYVFVKLTQRKTASTVFMINLAISDLFFTLTLPYRIIYYVQREWRLGSFLCRITTYAFYVNLYSSIFFLTALSIFRYISILHPIWSRSVVTVRRSLWVTLGIWLFIGLVSVPFLLVSSKSVNGTCRCFEPSNVSWSQIQRMNHFAFVVGFLLPFLTILACYTRILQRLMGSAGTMRVNTRTRRKSTYMIIIVMSSFLFCFLPYHVIRTIHLHIVTDGVCRDTVWFVQRAVVVTICLAAANSCLNPVLYYFVGENFQSTLKTSTILKSRSASSGSVVFVDHSPATVPPSPNEQEPLSGTRQEQK is encoded by the coding sequence ATGGTCTGGACCAGCATGAATCCAAACTGCAGCAATGAGGAGTTTAAATTCCCTGTGTTTGTGAGAGCCTACAGCGCCATTCTGATTCTCGGCTTCATCGGGAACACCGTCGCTCTGTATGTCTTTGTGAAGTTGACTCAGCGTAAGACGGCGAGCACGGTCTTCATGATCAACCTGGCCATTTCGGATCTATTCTTCACTCTAACGTTACCATATCGAATCATCTACTATGTCCAACGTGAGTGGAGACTTGGCTCCTTTCTCTGCAGGATCACCACCTACGCCTTCTATGTGAACCTCTACTCCAGTATCTTCTTCCTCACCGCCCTCAGCATCTTCCGCTACATCTCCATCCTCCACCCGATTTGGTCCCGGAGCGTGGTCACAGTGAGAAGATCCCTGTGGGTCACCCTCGGGATCTGGCTCTTCATCGGCCTGGTGTCTGTCCCCTTCCTTCTCGTTTCCTCCAAGTCAGTGAACGGGACCTGCCGCTGCTTCGAACCATCCAATGTGTCGTGGTCTCAGATCCAGCGGATGAACCACTTTGCATTTGTGGTGGGCTTCCTGCTGCCCTTCCTCACCATCCTGGCTTGCTACACTCGCATTCTGCAGCGCCTGATGGGCTCAGCTGGCACCATGCGGGTGAACACGCGGACTCGCAGGAAATCCACCTACATGATCATCATCGTGATGTCCTCCTTCCTGTTCTGCTTCCTGCCGTACCACGTCATACGGACCATCCACCTCCACATCGTGACAGACGGAGTGTGCCGCGACACTGTCTGGTTTGTGCAGAGAGCTGTTGTGGTGACTATCTGCCTGGCCGCTGCCAACAGCTGTCTCAACCCCGTCCTCTACTACTTTGTCGGCGAGAACTTTCAAAGCACCCTCAAAACCTCCACCATCCTCAAGTCGAGATCCGCATCTTCCGGCAGTGTTGTGTTTGTGGATCACTCACCAGCCACAGTCCCACCAAGCCCCAATGAGCAGGAGCCACTATCAGGCACACGCCAGGAGCAGAAGTGA